The following coding sequences lie in one Arachis hypogaea cultivar Tifrunner chromosome 4, arahy.Tifrunner.gnm2.J5K5, whole genome shotgun sequence genomic window:
- the LOC112795504 gene encoding U-box domain-containing protein 35-like, with product MWLPSTKASVIRKGGGGNGLVAVAIDKDSKGSRYALKWAADSLLARGQTVVLIHVLHKTSSPLSIGGSHAIICNSNIPSSSPQRDHVINITKDLFRTFHCYCTRKDIQCLDVLVEDTDVVKGITEYVSYAAIENLVLGAASRHGFIRFKSSSTPSNISKGAPDFCTVYIISKGKISSVRSASRSAAHASPLLSHIQALNNDDSASETSSQLSSRRMSFKDHRRSMKPHSWQDEPARSSQIGKTLGTGAGGLSVRSSCMELLGPDSDTDISFVSSGRPSSSGRSSSVLYDCMDSSSARNSRVSTSSDRSLGSLRCSLALPTSPGPDISLSFSQESIGTSSFSHSSQNMDDVESDMKRLKLELKQTMEMYSTACREALTAQHKLMELNSWRVEEEKKLDEARLAQEVALAIAEKEKARSKAALETAEAAKRIAEAEANRRAHAEMKALKEAEEMRKLLDNLAQTDERYRKYTIEEIEAATDSFSESRKIGEGGYGPVYKCYLDHTPVAVKVLRQDSAQGKSQFQQEIDILSCIRHPNMVLLVGACPEHGILIYEYMANGSLEDCMIQKKGIVLSWQLRFRIAADIATGLLFLHQTKPEPLVHRDLKPGNILLDHNFVSKIGDVGLARLLPAVAENVTQCCMTSAAGTFCYIDPEYQQTGMLGVKSDVYSLGIILLQLLTGRAPMGLAHQVEKSIEKEALGEILDPSVPDWPLEEALCLANLALSCAELRRKDRPDLGQHVLPQLKKFRDFAEGNSSPTFSCSNISCATSPHLSQASSTPQDVMSEPPFEHSASSTSPSSPLLSPPGDKEGAKSE from the exons ATGTGGCTTCCAAGTACAAAGGCATCAGTAATTagaaaggggggaggggggaaTGGATTGGTGGCAGTTGCAATAGATAAGGATAGCAAAGGCAGTCGATATGCTCTCAAATGGGCTGCCGATAGCCTTCTAGCCAGAGGCCAAACTGTTGTCCTTATCCACGTTTTGCACAAGACTTCTTCCCCTCTTTCTA TTGGAGGCAGCCATGCCATAATATGCAACAGCAATATTCCATCTTCATCTCCTCAAAGAGACCATGTCATCAATATTACTAAGGATCTTTTCCGTACCTTCCACTGCTATTGCACACGTAAAGAT ATACAATGCCTTGATGTGCTAGTTGAAGACACTGACGTTGTGAAAGGAATAACAGAATATGTGTCTTACGCGGCAATTGAGAACCTAGTGCTTGGTGCAGCGTCAAGGCATGGCTTTATTAG ATTCAAGTCATCAAGTACACCAAGCAACATATCAAAAGGGGCGCCCGATTTCTGTACGGTGTATATAATATCAAAAGGGAAGATATCTTCAGTGAGGAGTGCTTCTCGTTCAGCAGCGCATGCGTCTCCCCTCCTTAGCCATATACAGGCCCTAAATAATGACGATAGTGCAAGTGAAACAAGTAGTCAGTTATCGTCAAGGCGTATGAGCTTCAAGGATCATAGAAGATCCATGAAACCTCACAGCTGGCAGGACGAACCCGCAAGGTCATCACAAATTGGAAAAACATTGGGAACGGGGGCGGGGGGGTTGAGTGTAAGGTCGTCATGCATGGAGCTGTTAGGCCCAGACTCCGATACCGACATATCATTTGTGAGCTCCGGGAGGCCAAGTAGCAGTGGGCGTTCCTCCTCTGTCTTGTATGACTGCATGGACTCTTCCTCTGCTCGTAATTCACGAGTCTCCACCAGCTCTGATCGTAGCTTGGGATCACTGCGCTGTAGCCTCGCTCTCCCCACTTCCCCCGGCCCCGatatttctctttctttctctcaggAAAGCATTGGAACCTCCTCTTTTTCTCATTCCTCTCAGAACATGGATGATGTAGAATCCGACATGAAGAGGCTCAAGCTTGAATTAAAACAAACCATGGAAATGTATAGTACAGCGTGCCGAGAAGCACTCACTGCGCAACACAAATTAATGGAGCTTAACTCCTGGAGAGTTGAAGAGGAAAAGAAATTAGACGAGGCACGATTGGCCCAGGAAGTAGCATTGGCAATCgcagagaaagagaaagcaaggaGCAAAGCAGCCCTGGAAACTGCAGAGGCAGCCAAAAGAATCGCTGAGGCTGAAGCAAACAGAAGAGCACATGCCGAAATGAAAGCCCTTAAAGAAGCAGAGGAAATGAGGAAGCTATTGGATAATCTAGCTCAAACGGATGAAAGATACAGGAAATACACAATAGAAGAGATTGAAGCAGCCACAGATTCCTTTTCTGAATCTCGAAAAATCGGGGAAGGTGGTTATGGCCCTGTCTATAAATGTTACCTTGACCACACTCCTGTGGCTGTCAAGGTTCTACGCCAAGATTCTGCTCAGGGGAAATCGCAGTTTCAGCAAGAG ATTGACATACTCAGCTGCATACGGCATCCGAATATGGTGCTTCTTGTAGGCGCATGTCCAGAGCACGGCATACTGATCTATGAATACATGGCGAATGGGAGCTTAGAAGATTGCATGATTCAGAAGAAGGGCATTGTTCTATCTTGGCAGCTGAGATTTCGGATTGCGGCAGACATAGCCACTGGCTTACTATTCCTCCACCAGACCAAGCCTGAACCACTGGTACACCGTGATCTAAAGCCAGGAAACATTTTATTAGACCACAACTTCGTAAGCAAGATCGGCGACGTTGGGTTGGCGAGGCTTCTCCCTGCCGTGGCAGAAAATGTGACGCAGTGCTGCATGACGTCAGCAGCGGGAACATTTTGCTACATTGATCCAGAGTATCAGCAGACCGGAATGCTTGGAGTGAAGTCTGACGTGTACTCTTTAGGGATCATTCTTCTTCAGTTGTTGACAGGAAGGGCTCCAATGGGGCTTGCTCACCAAGTTGAGAAGTCCATTGAGAAGGAGGCACTGGGTGAGATACTTGACCCCTCTGTCCCCGACTGGCCTCTTGAAGAAGCCCTATGCCTTGCCAATCTCGCACTCAGCTGTGCAGAGCTCAGACGAAAAGATAGGCCAGACCTTGGTCAACATGTACTGCCACAGCTCAAAAAATTTAGAGACTTTGCTGAAGggaattccagcccaactttctctTGTAGTAACATTAGTTGTGCAACATCTCCCCATCTCAGTCAAGCTTCGTCTACGCCACAG GATGTAATGAGCGAACCACCCTTTGAACATTCGGCAAGTTCAACAAGTCCCTCAAGTCCACTATTATCACCACCAGGAGATAAAGAAG GGGCCAAGTCTGAGTAA
- the LOC112795506 gene encoding pyrophosphate-energized membrane proton pump 2 — protein sequence MMIDDDMEAGSLGPYHDRPRTFPNMRTKPYTPLIFRILLGINVRVLFILLLLGFGAIFYMGASTSPIIVFVISICILSFLVSIYLTKWVLAKDEGPPEMVQIADAIRDGAEGFFRTQYGSISKMAMLLALVILCIYLFRNTTPQQESSGVGRSTSAYITVAAFLLGALCSGIAGYVGMWVSVRANVRVSSAARRSAREALQVATRAGGLSAIIVVGMAVIGIAVLYATFYVWLGVDSPGSMKVTDLPLLLVGYGFGASFVALFAQLGGGIYTKAADVGADLVGKVEQGIPEDDPRNPAVIADLVGDNVGDCAARGADLFESIAAEIISAMILGGTMAQRCKIEDPSGFILFPLVVHSFDLVVSSVGIFSIRGTRESGVMAPIEDPMTILQKGYSVTIVLAVVAFALSTRWLLYTEQAPSAWFNFALCGLVGIITAYVFVWITKYYTDYKHEPVRTLALSSSTGHGTNIIAGVSLGLESTALPVLVISVAIISAYWLGQTCGLVDETGNPIGGLFGTAVATMGMLSTAAYILTMDMFGPIADNAGGIVEMSQQPESVREITDVLDAVGNTTKATTKGFAIGSAALASFLLFSAYMDEVAAFAHQPFKQVDIAVPEVFVGGLLGSMLIFVFSAWACSAVGRTAQEVVNEVRRQFIERPGIMDYKEKPDYGRCVAIVASASLREMIKPGALAIISPIVVGFLFRILGYYTGHPLLGAKVVASLLMFATVAGILMALFLNTAGGAWDNAKKYIETGALGGKGSDAHKAAVTGDTVGDPFKDTAGPSLHVLIKMLATITLVMAPVFL from the exons ATGATGATCGATGACGACATGGAGGCTGGTTCTTTGGGGCCTTACCACGACAGGCCAAGAACTTTCCCCAACATGCGCACCAAACCTTACACCCCACTG ATATTTCGTATTCTCCTGGGAATAAATGTCCGTGTTCTATTCATTCTTTTGCTCCTCGGATTTGGGGCTATCTTTTACATGGGAGCCAGTACATCTCCCATCATTGTGTTTGTCATCTCTATTTGTATTCTCAGCTTCCTTGTGTCTATATATCTTACAAAGTGGGTGCTTGCAAAGGATGAGGGCCCCCCTGAAATGGTTCAG ATAGCAGATGCTATACGAGATGGAGCTGAAGGCTTCTTTAGGACCCAATATGGGAGTATATCCAAGATGGCAATGCTGCTTGCTCTTGTCATTCTTTGCATATATTTGTTTCGCAATACGACTCCTCAGCAGGAATCTTCTGGTGTGGGAAG GTCAACTTCTGCTTACATCACTGTAGCTGCATTCCTTTTAGGTGCCCTTTGTTCAGGAATTGCTGGATATGTTGGGATGTGGGTGTCTGTTCGTGCCAATGTCAGAGTCTCTAGTGCTGCAAGACGGTCCGCAAGAGAGGCATTGCAG GTAGCTACTCGTGCTGGCGGTTTATCTGCTATCATCGTCGTTGGTATGGCTGTAATTGGGATAGCAGTTCTTTATGCCACATTTTATGTTTGGCTTGGCGTGGACTCACCAGGGTCGATGAAAGTTACTGATT TGCCTCTTCTTCTGGTTGGATATGGATTTGGTGCTTCCTTCGTTGCACTGTTTGCTCAGTTGGGTGGTGGAATATATACAAAAGCAGCTGATGTTGGAGCAGACCTTGTTGGAAAAGTAGAACAGGGAATACCTGAAGATGACCCTAGGAATCCTGCTGTTATTGCTGATCTG GTTGGAGATAATGTAGGAGACTGTGCTGCTAGGGGTGCTGATCTTTTTGAAAGTATTGCAGCCGAAATAATCAGTGCTATGATACTTGGAGGAACAATGGCTCAACGTTGTAAAATTGAAG ATCCATCTGGCTTCATCTTGTTTCCTCTTGTTGTTCACTCATTTGATCTGGTAGTTTCGTCGGTTGGAATATTTTCAATTAGGGGTACACGTGAATCTGGAGTAATGGCTCCAATTGAGGATCCAATGACAATTCTTCAGAAAGGATATTCTGTTACAATAGTTTTAGCTGTTGTGGCGTTTGCTCTG TCTACACGGTGGTTACTTTATACTGAGCAAGCACCTTCAGCATGGTTCAATTTTGCTTTGTGTGGGCTCGTTGGTATTATTACTGCTTATGTTTTTGTCTGGATCACTAAGTATTATACTGATTACAAGCATGAACCTGTGCGCACATTAGCCCTTTCTAGCTCCACTGGTCATGGGACTAATATAATTGCTGGAGTCAGTTTGGGTCTTGAGTCAACTGCTCTTCCTGTCCTTGTCATCAGTGTAGCAATTATCTCAGCTTACTGGCTGGGCCAAACCTGTGGACTAGTAGACGAGACAGGAAACCCAATTGGTGGGCTGTTTGGCACAGCTGTAGCAACTATGGGAATGCTTAGCACTGCAGCTTATATTCTGACGATGGATATGTTTGGCCCAATAGCTGATAATGCTGGAGGCATTGTAGAGATGAGTCAGCAG CCTGAAAGTGTCCGAGAGATCACCGATGTCCTCGACGCTGTAGGAAACACAACAAAAGCCACCACCAAAGGATTTGCCATTGGTTCTGCTGCTCTtgcatctttccttttgtttagTGCTTATATGGATGAGGTTGCCGCATTTGCTCATCAACCTTTTAAACAG GTTGATATTGCAGTTCCAGAAGTTTTCGTCGGTGGGTTGTTAGGTTCCATGCTTATATTTGTCTTTAGTGCTTGGGCATGTTCTGCTGTTGGCCGAACTGCGCAAGAGGTTGTTAATGAAGTAAGAAGGCAGTTCATTGAGAGGCCTGGTATAATG GACTACAAGGAGAAACCAGACTATGGTCGCTGTGTTGCTATTGTAGCTTCGGCATCATTGAGAGAGATGATAAAACCTGGTGCTTTGGCAATCATTTCACCTATTGTAGTTG GTTTCCTGTTTCGAATTTTGGGTTACTACACAGGGCATCCCTTACTTGGGGCTAAAGTTGTGGCATCTTTGCTGATGTTTGCAACTGTAGCTGGCATTCTTATGGCACTTTTCCTGAACACAGCCGGTGGTGCCTGGGATAATGCAAAGAAGTATATAGAGACTGGCGCTCTTGGAGGCAAGGGAAGTGATGCTCACAAAGCAGCTGTAACAGGAGACAC AGTTGGAGACCCTTTCAAGGACACAGCTGGTCCCTCGCTTCATGTTCTCATAAAGATGCTGGCAACGATTACGCTTGTAATGGCTCCAGTGTTCCTGTGA